A portion of the Parambassis ranga chromosome 22, fParRan2.1, whole genome shotgun sequence genome contains these proteins:
- the LOC114427667 gene encoding ubiquitin thioesterase OTUB2-like yields the protein MEAGDSLVSSKEDISSLFPAQTPSAKHTDLSSQHCSVRTVRGDGNCFYRAFCFAYLESVLHNARSLQRFKNRIIQSGKVLASAGFDESSFKHHLNTVVSVVEQCQADEQENTLVRLFNDQVTSDSVVQYLRLLTSVHLQNHADFFCNFVEAPDLQVYCRQEVEAMAMECDHVDILALSQALDICIHIVSMEGDEQQLTHHIIPEGSEPSLHLLYQTSHYNILYPRAQL from the exons ATGGAGGCCGGGGACAGCCTTGTTTCAAGCAAAGAGGACATCTCTTCGTTGTTCCCTGCGCAAACGCCCAGCGCCAAACACACA GATCTAAGCAGTCAGCACTGCTCCGTGAGAACAGTGCGCGGCGACGGGAACTGCTTCTACAGAGCTTTCTGCTTCGCGTATTTGGAGTCCGTCCTACACAATGCCAGGTCTCTGCAGAG ATTCAAGAACCGGATCATCCAGAGTGGCAAAGTTTTGGCTTCCGCGGGATTTGACGAGAGTTCATTCAAGCACCACCTTAACACA GTCGTTAGTGTTGTGGAGCAGTGCCAAGCAGATGAGCAGGAAAACACACTTGTCAGGCTCTTCAATGATCAGGTGACCTCTGACAGTGTGGTGCAGTATCTCAGGCTGCTCACGTCAGTGCACCTGCAAAACCACGCAGACTTCTTCTGCAACTTTGTGGAGGCGCCGGATCTGCAAGTTTACTGTCGTCAG GAAGTGGAGGCCATGGCAATGGAGTGTGATCATGTGGACATCTTGGCCCTGTCGCAGGCTCTGGACATCTGCATTCACATCGTCTCCATGGAGGGTGATGAACAGCAGTTGACTCACCATATCATTCCAGAGGGTTCAGAACCATCTCTGCATCTTCTCTACCAGACATCACATTATAACATTCTCTACCCACGAGCTCAGCTCTGA
- the ddx24 gene encoding ATP-dependent RNA helicase DDX24 yields MKAKKKHPSGPHKRDKRSVSVKGTWKAVDLDPSLFSEEGLEGLVCFEELTDYGQVDSKKAAAKAEKKKAKKRKVNKEAEELVEDESKEGEHTAEPAKKKAKKKKNKKVAAKQSVQSDRTSTEVTEEEGESDVANEDIAKDSAAIPENNTQSKTKKKKKKSKQIPERDTAPEEKPSLDSPADPLPSEKQKSSPDKVMKPPTAKTKNWTYAALCSSDDKNTDMSAWKGLFVPSSVLKALSNLGFGSPTPIQALALPSAIRDHMDILGAAETGSGKTLAFGIPMIHTILEWKRGSKETDENNTEAAKEVESVYLPAAQMKTKEDQDDVEDLKEEDEDNENPTQEDSEEDECDSEDEDEDEQLGCVKVIENADFNFDKSAGGHSQPLLGLVLTPTRELAVQVKHHIDAVAKFTGIRTAIVVGGMSQQKQRRLLKHRPEIVIATPGRLWDLIKEQHPHLLNLRQLRCLVIDEADRMVEKGHFAELESLLEMLSTTHFNPMRQTFVFSATLTMAHSLPTRILQKKRKNLEQRNRLEILMEKVGIKNKPKIIDLTRKEATVETLTETQIHCQKEDKDFYLYYFLLQYPGRSMVFANSIDCIKRLNSLLVILDCTPLPLHANMHQKQRLKNLERFAEKESCVLLTTDVAARGLDIPNVQHVIHYQVPRTSETYVHRSGRTARATKEGLSLLLISADDMMNFKKIYKTLGKDEELPVFPIETKCLEAIKERVNLARQIEKIEYHNGREKQHDSWFKRAAEAMDIDLDDDLLLGTRKDEDTHREQQKMVKGMKKHLKHLISQPVFRNVIKTKYPTEMGKLSLPNLPLPGKESALTTVSMQGKKQGLKKNVPKQWRKKKQNKEKQQ; encoded by the exons atGAAAGCGAAAAAGAAGCATCCCTCTGGGCCGCATAAACGAGACAAGCGGAGCGTTAGCGTGAAAGGCACGTGGAAAGCCGTTGATCTTGATCCCAGCCTCTTCTCTGAGGAGGGTTTGGAGGGTCTGGTGTGTTTCGAAGAGTTGACGGATTACGGTCAGGTAGACTCCAAGAAGGCTGCAGCcaaagcagaaaagaaaaaggcaaagaaaagaaaagtcaaCAAGGAGGCTGAAGAACTGGTAGAAGACGAGAGCAAAGAGGGAGAGCACACAGCTGAACCAGCAAAGAAAAaagccaagaagaagaaaaataagaagGTGGCTGCAAAGCAATCAGTCCAGTCAGATCGTACTTCTACAGAGGTgactgaggaggaaggagagagtgaTGTGGCAAATGAAGACATTGCAAAAGATTCAGCTGCCATCCCTGAAAATAATACACAATCAAAaaccaaaaagaagaaaaagaaatcaaagCAGATCCCAGAGAGGGACACAGCCCCCGAAGAAAAGCCAAGCTTGGATTCTCCAGCTGATCCTCTGccttcagaaaaacaaaaatccagtcCAGATAAAGTGATGAAGCCTCccacagcaaaaacaaagaacTGGACATATGCAGCACTCTGTTCTTCTGATGACAAAAATACTGACATGAGTGCATGGAAGGGCCTGTTTGTTCCTTCTTCTGTGCTAAAGGCACTGAGCAATCTTGGATTTGGTTCACCCACACCAATTCAAGCCCTGGCTTTGCCTTCAGCCATCAGAGATCATATGGACATACTGGGTGCTGCTGAGACAG GCAGTGGTAAGACACTGGCTTTTGGCATTCCCATGATCCACACCATCCTGGAGTGGAAAAGAGGCTCCAAAGAAACTGATGAGAACAACACAGAAGCAGCCAAAGAGGTGGAAAGTGTATATTTACCAGCTGCACAGATGAAGACAAAAGAGGACCAGGATGATGTGGAGGATttgaaggaggaggatgaggacaatGAAAATCCGACTCAGGAAGACTCAGAAGAAGATGAATGTGACAGTGAAGACGAAGACGAGGACGAGCAGCTTGGATGTGTAAAAGTAATCGAAAATGCAGATTTTAATTTTGACAAATCTGCTGGTGGTCACAGTCAGCCTCTCCTTGGACTGGTTCTCACTCCCACAAGAGAGCTGGCTGTTCAGGTCAAACACCATATCGATGCTGTCGCAAAATTCACAG GTATCAGAACAGCCATAGTGGTGGGCGGAATgtcacaacagaaacaaaggcGGCTGCTGAAGCACAGACCAGAGATTGTTATTGCTACTCCTGGACGTTTGTGGGACTTAATCAAGGAGCAGCATCCACATCTGCTCAACCTCAGACAGCTCAG GTGCCTGGTTATCGATGAAGCTGACCGCATGGTAGAGAAGGGACACTTTGCAGAACTTGAGAGCCTGCTGGAGATGCTAAGTACCACACACTTCAATCCCATGAGGCAAACATTTGTGTTCTCTGCCACTCTGACGATGGCACACAGCCTGCCCACCCGCATCCtccagaagaagaggaagaacctGGAACAGAGGAACAGACTGGAAATTCTCATGGAGAAGGTTGGGATTAAGAACAAGCCCAAAATCATCGACCTAACCAGGAAGGAGGCAACCGTGGAGACACTGACTGAGACACAAATCCACTGTCAGAAGGAAGACAAGGATTTCTACCTATACTACTTCTTGCTGCAGTATCCTGGCCGCAGCATGGTGTTTGCTAACAGTATCGACTGCATTAAGAGACTGAACTCTCTGCTGGTAATCCTGGACTGTACTCCTCTGCCGCTACATGCCAACATGCACCAGAAACAACGCCTCAAAAACCTGGAGCGGTTTGCTGAGAAGGAGAG CTGTGTTCTTCTGACTACTGATGTGGCAGCCAGAGGCTTAGATATACCCAATGTTCAACATGTCATTCACTACCAG GTTCCTCGAACATCTGAGACGTACGTACATCGCAGCGGCCGAACAGCAAGAGCCACTAAAGAGGGGCTCAGCTTGCTGCTAATAAGCGCAGACGACATGATGAACTTCAAAAAGATTTACAAAACTCTTGGAAAGGATGAGGAGCTTCCTGTGTTTCCTATAGAGACCAAATGTCTGGAAGCGATCAAG GAGCGAGTTAACTTGGCCAGGCAGATAGAAAAGATTGAGTACCACAATGGAAGGGAAAAGCAGCACGACTCTTGGTTTAAACGAGCAGCTGAGGCCATGGATATAGACCTTGATGATGATCTTTTATTAG GCACGCGAAAGGATGAGGACactcacagagagcagcagaagatGGTGAAGGGGATGAAAAAGCATTTGAAACATTTGATCTCCCAGCCTGTATTCAGGAATGTCATAAAGACAAAGTACCCCACGGAGATGGGTAAACTCTCCCTGCCAAACCTGCCTCTTCCAGGGAAGGAAAGTGCCCTAACCACGGTTTCAATGCAGGGGAAGAAACAAGGGttaaagaaaaatgttccaaagcagtggagaaaaaagaagcagaacaaagagaagcagcagtGA
- the serpina10b gene encoding protein Z-dependent protease inhibitor, with protein MDFSDTVLSKLKGCAANPFHSQIMVIHKAKMAFTFILSCLCFFAPVYQAQPSSPTISDLSFKNLDFAMNLYRKISNYHDKNIFLSPLSISSGFAALLMASDGVTHEEILKGMNLEQLERGDQPELIPRLFQLLHENITQNGSLKLDQSMAMFMRQHFAVEKTFEDKIKRFFDADIKTVDFTDTKGSVRFINEYIKQQTDGKVTEVISNLDPLTHLLLVNTIFFQGAWEMPFNSNLTENAPFYIDNYNIVQVPMMFREDKFYTMEDVPLGARVLKLPYQEGVSMLILLPNKGMDYTVIDDEITAERFQRWVRKLQKIKLEVNMPKFKMEQSYSLQNILPEMGMTSIFSNAANLTRLSKEERLKVSEVLHKAVIEVDEIGTTAAAATTTGIIPYSLPRTFTVNRPFFFFIYHENTNCLLFMGRVIDPTKS; from the exons ATGGATTTTTCGGACACAGTCTTGTCCAAGCTGAAAG gTTGTGCTGCCAACCCTTTCCACAGCCAAATTATGGTCATACACAAAGCGAAGATGGCATTTACCTTCATCCTATCCTGCTTGTGCTTCTTCGCTCCAGTCTACCAAGCACAACCTTCAAGTCCAACTATCTCTGATCTCTCTTTCAAAAATTTGGACTTCGCCATGAACCTTTACAGGAAAATATCCAATTACCATGACAAGAACATCTTCCTCTCACCTCTGAGTATTTCCTCAGGTTTTGCTGCACTTCTAATGGCGTCTGATGGTGTCACACATGAGGaaatcctcaaaggaatgaacctggagcagctggagaggGGTGACCAGCCAGAACTTATCCCAAGactgtttcagctccttcatGAAAACATCACACAGAACGGGTCACTGAAACTAGACCAAAGCATGGCCATGTTTATGCGCCAGCACTTTGCAGTGGAGAAGACTTTTGAAGACAAAATAAAGAGATTTTTTGATGCTGACATCAAAACTGTGGACTTTACGGACACAAAAGGTAGTGTCAGATTCATCAATGAGTACATCAAGCAGCAGACTGATGGCAAAGTTACAGAGGTGATTTCAAATCTAGACCCACTCACCCATCTCCTCCTAGTCAACACAATTTTCTTCCAGG GAGCCTGGGAGATGCCTTTCAATTCCAACCTGACTGAAAATGCACCATTCTACATAGACAACTACAATATCGTGCAAGTTCCCATGATGTTTAGAGAAGACAAGTTTTACACAATGGAAGATGTTCCTCTTGGGGCAAGAGTGCTAAAGCTGCCATACCAGGAAGGTGTTTCTATGCTCATCCTGCTGCCCAACAAGGGCATGGACTACACTGTAATTGATGATGAGATCACTGCTGAGAGGTTCCAGAGATGGGTCAGAAAATTGCAGAAAAT CAAACTTGAAGTCAACATGCCCAAGTTCAAGATGGAGCAGTCGTATTCCCTGCAGAATATCCTACCAGAGATGGGCATGACCAGCATCTTCAGTAATGCAGCCAATCTGACAAGGCTCAGTAAGGAAGAACGCCTCAAAGTATCAGAG GTGTTGCATAAGGCTGTGATTGAGGTGGACGAGATCGGGACAACCGCAGCAGCTGCCACAACAACTGGCATTATTCCATATTCCCTACCGAGGACCTTCACTGTCAACAGaccattcttcttcttcatttaccatgaaaacacaaactgtctgCTGTTCATGGGCAGGGTGATTGACCCCACTAAAAGCTAA
- the atxn3 gene encoding ataxin-3 isoform X1 produces the protein MFDRKLNMESIFHEKQEGSLCAQHCLNNLLQGEYFTPVDLSSIAHQLDEEERMRMAEGGMASEEYRTFLQQPSGNMDDSGFFSIQVISNALRVWGLELILFNSREYQSLMINPINEKAFICNYKEHWFTIRKLGQQWFNLNSLLTGPELISDTYLALFLAQLQQEGYSIFVIRGNLPECDAEQILGIMRVQQQQRPRLIGEDEAQTSAGRSATLGQTEVGFGAEDEVIDEDEELKRALALSRQDIDVEDEEADLRRAIQLSMQGAVMSNRSSECEVGNVKVGSQAAGSAAGGQKEGQNETLTAEELRKRRQAYFDRQQQQAQASIPQQPGTHTTDGSGSVNTGDQQQKPSQ, from the exons ATGTTTGACAGAAAGCTGAATATGGAGTCCATATTTCACGAGAAA CAAGAGGGCTCCCTCTGCGCCCAGCACTGTCTTAATAACCTGCTGCAGGGAGAGTATTTTACTCCTGTGGATCTGTCTTCAATTGCTCATCAGcttgatgaggaggagaggatgcgGATGGCAGAGGGAGGTATGGCCAGTGAGGAGTACAGGACCTTTTTACAG CAACCATCTGGGAACATGGATGACAGTGGGTTCTTTTCGATACAA GTAATTAGCAATGCTCTGCGAGTGTGGGGCTTAGAGCTAATCCTCTTCAACAGTCGAGAGTACCAGAGTCTGATGATAAATCCGAT AAATGAGAAAGCCTTCATTTGCAACTACAAGGAGCATTGGTTCACTATACGTAAACTAGGACAACAG TGGTTTAATCTGAATTCACTTTTGACTGGACCAGAACTCATATCAGACACCTACCTAGCCCTTTTCCTTGCACAGTTACAACAAGAAG GTTACTCCATATTTGTGATCCGAGGAAACCTCCCAGAGTGTGACGCAGAGCAGATTCTTGGTATCATGAgggtccagcagcagcaacggCCCCGGCTTATTGGAGAGGATGAGGCTCAGACAAGTGCTGG CAGGTCAGCAACTCTGGGTCAGACGGAGGTGGGATTTGGTGCGGAGGATGAAGTCATCGATGAAGATGAAGAACTGAAAAGAGCTCTGGCACTGAGCAGACAGGACATAGATGTAGAAGATGAAGAGGCTGACCTTCGCAGGGCCATACAGCTCAGCATGCAAG GAGCAGTGATGAGCAACAGATCTTCAGAGTGTGAAGTGGGAAATGTAAAAGTAGGGAGTCAGGCAGCAGGaagtgctgcaggaggacagaaagAAGGCCAGAATGAGACACTTACAGCTGAAGaattgaggaagaggagacaggcCTACTTTGATCG gCAGCAGCAACAAGCTCAGGCAAGCATTCCTCAACaaccaggcacacacacaacagacggCTCAG GATCTGTAAACACAGGGGACCAACAACAAAAGCCCAGCCAGTGA
- the atxn3 gene encoding ataxin-3 isoform X2 yields MFDRKLNMESIFHEKQEGSLCAQHCLNNLLQGEYFTPVDLSSIAHQLDEEERMRMAEGGMASEEYRTFLQQPSGNMDDSGFFSIQVISNALRVWGLELILFNSREYQSLMINPINEKAFICNYKEHWFTIRKLGQQWFNLNSLLTGPELISDTYLALFLAQLQQEGYSIFVIRGNLPECDAEQILGIMRVQQQQRPRLIGEDEAQTSAGRSATLGQTEVGFGAEDEVIDEDEELKRALALSRQDIDVEDEEADLRRAIQLSMQGAVMSNRSSECEVGNVKVGSQAAGSAAGGQKEGQNETLTAEELRKRRQAYFDRQQQQAQASIPQQPGTHTTDGSGDQQQKPSQ; encoded by the exons ATGTTTGACAGAAAGCTGAATATGGAGTCCATATTTCACGAGAAA CAAGAGGGCTCCCTCTGCGCCCAGCACTGTCTTAATAACCTGCTGCAGGGAGAGTATTTTACTCCTGTGGATCTGTCTTCAATTGCTCATCAGcttgatgaggaggagaggatgcgGATGGCAGAGGGAGGTATGGCCAGTGAGGAGTACAGGACCTTTTTACAG CAACCATCTGGGAACATGGATGACAGTGGGTTCTTTTCGATACAA GTAATTAGCAATGCTCTGCGAGTGTGGGGCTTAGAGCTAATCCTCTTCAACAGTCGAGAGTACCAGAGTCTGATGATAAATCCGAT AAATGAGAAAGCCTTCATTTGCAACTACAAGGAGCATTGGTTCACTATACGTAAACTAGGACAACAG TGGTTTAATCTGAATTCACTTTTGACTGGACCAGAACTCATATCAGACACCTACCTAGCCCTTTTCCTTGCACAGTTACAACAAGAAG GTTACTCCATATTTGTGATCCGAGGAAACCTCCCAGAGTGTGACGCAGAGCAGATTCTTGGTATCATGAgggtccagcagcagcaacggCCCCGGCTTATTGGAGAGGATGAGGCTCAGACAAGTGCTGG CAGGTCAGCAACTCTGGGTCAGACGGAGGTGGGATTTGGTGCGGAGGATGAAGTCATCGATGAAGATGAAGAACTGAAAAGAGCTCTGGCACTGAGCAGACAGGACATAGATGTAGAAGATGAAGAGGCTGACCTTCGCAGGGCCATACAGCTCAGCATGCAAG GAGCAGTGATGAGCAACAGATCTTCAGAGTGTGAAGTGGGAAATGTAAAAGTAGGGAGTCAGGCAGCAGGaagtgctgcaggaggacagaaagAAGGCCAGAATGAGACACTTACAGCTGAAGaattgaggaagaggagacaggcCTACTTTGATCG gCAGCAGCAACAAGCTCAGGCAAGCATTCCTCAACaaccaggcacacacacaacagacggCTCAG GGGACCAACAACAAAAGCCCAGCCAGTGA